In Panicum virgatum strain AP13 chromosome 5K, P.virgatum_v5, whole genome shotgun sequence, the genomic window TTTGAACCGTCAAATTAGTATGGATGGCCTCACGAAGCCTTTGGATGAGGAAAGCATTAAGGTCACTATGGATGACTTTGTGAATGGACTTCAAGAAATTACCCCTTCATTTGGAGCATCTACGGATAACCTTGAAAGATGCAGGTTGTACCAAACACGTAGTTTACAGAGTATTGGCTTGATGATTTATATGTTCTAGTGCCTTAATGGATTAATTaatatgcttcaaatattaGAAGGATTCATTTCTTGTGGTATCTGATTACATATCACTTTTACAAAATTTTCTACTCCACCTATGGCTAGGGTCTTAGGGAGATGCCAGTATGCTACAATCTTATCGGTTTCATTTTTTCTAAGGGTAGGGCATTTTGCACTGACATTTTAAGAACCAGAATACCAGATGCTTTCTGTCATTCATGAATGTTTGTGGAAGATCCATCCTATAAAGAAACAGGAAAGCAGAATCTATATACTATGTTCAGTAGATATAAATATCTCAAAGACAAAAATATCTATTATATGCTTGAAGTTTCCCAgtgaaataatttttttgctGTTTGATCTGTGAGAAAGATTCCAATCATTTGTCTATTTTGCTGAAAATTCTGGCCTTGATCACAAAAATGTGCACAGTTTTATGTAATTTCTCACATAGATGTCTTCATGCAAAATCTGCAGGTTGCGTGGTATTGTTGACTGTGGCAAACCACATAAGCACATTTATCAACGGGTTATGCTCCTAGTTGAGCAGGTTAAAGTTAGCAGAGGTAGCCCACTTGTCACTTGCCTTTTTGGAAGGACCAGCTGGAAGGTACATTTCAACTAAACATTAGACTTATCTTTCTTTGGATCTGCTGAAACCTCATTTCATTTCCGTTCAATTGGCTTTCAGTGGTAAATCAGCTACGGCAGCTACTGTTGGCATCGATAGTGATTTTGCTTATGTAAAAGTTGTAAGTTCCTTTGTTCCTTTTGCAGTTGAGGAGCCACATTTTGTTTATTATGATATGACTTTTGCTCTATCTGGGAGGATATAGCtctgaattggtattcttattcACAGATATCGGCCGAGACAATGATTGGTTTCAGTGAAAGCAGCAAGTGTGCACAGATATGCAAGGTTAGACAACCATTATGCAATGATGTTTTCTCTAACTATCTGTGAAACTTTATCTTATTTCACAACTGCCACTTGTTTGTGTGTTTGTATAGTTACTCCCTCCGCCCCAAAATACAAATCTTCAATTTGACTAAGCTTACAGTAAAGAATAATAATATCGAATTAATATTACTGGATCCATAatgaaatacattttcataatgTACTTCGTTGATATGGTATATGTTGATACTCTTATATAAACTTAGTCAAACATAATATagtttgacttaggataaaACAAGAAACACTTATATTTTGGGAGGGAGTATTTGTTTATCAAATATTGTGTTCGCTCAGGAACATAATGAAGTGTTATGTCTTTGTTTCCTGTTATGTACAGGTTTTTGAGGATGCATACAGATCTCCACTAAGCATCATAGTTCTTGATGACATCGAAAGGTTAATAGTTGTCGAACCTAGGAATGAAACAAACAGTCACTATTTTCCATGTATCCTTTTCACTTAACCTACTTCAGAGTTATCTGACAATCTTTTAGGTTACTGGAATATGTTGCTATTGGACCCCGCTTCTCAAATTTGATCTCACAAACACTTCTGGTTCTCCTCAAGAGGGTTCCTCCAAAGGTTCACTGTCGCCTTTTGTTTCCGATCAGCATATTTCTTTCTTGCTATCCTGAAATGTAATTGTGGCCATATGGGACTTGATGTCATACATTGACTTCTCTAACTTGAATTTATAAAAAAGTATTTGATAGACTAAATTCCTTATGGCATGGAAAACAATTCTCTTTATTCATTCATTTCCTTGCTATTTGTTGTAGGGCAAGAATTTGCTTGTGATCGGAACAAGCGAGGTGGGCTTTCTGGAGTCCATTGGTATGTGTGATGCCTTCTCTGTGACCTACCATGTTCCTAAACTGAAAAAAGAGGATGCTAAAAAGGTAATGAAATATTCTGCTGTTTTAATTGATTTTGTTTTTCATGATAATGCCAGGATGTTTTCGTTTGGTATGCTGGGCATTAGGCAATGCTTTTGGAACATTATTGGATAGATCCTACAGAGACATGTCTTTATGAATGGTATTGGTCCTTCACAGGTGCTACAACATCTCAACGTGTTCAACGAAGGAGATATTgatgcagcagcagaagcattGGATGATGTAAAATTTCTCCTAATTACTCACGACAGGAAGGCAGACTTTTAGATCAAACTCTTACAGTTTTTCTGATGACGCAGATGCCACTTAAGAAGTTATATACACTTGTTGAGATGGCGGCACAGGGAAGGACTGGAGGAAGTGCAGAAGCAATTTATGCTGGAAAGGAAAAGATTGATATCGACCACTTCTTTAGTATCTTGGGTGATATTATCCGCTATTAAGCACGTTTCATGCGCAATACGTACTCTTCCCACCTTCCTTTCTATTTTGTGTTTTGCTCTCCTGAACTCCTATAGTTCTCCTCTGTAAAGTTTTTTTGTGCGATGCCTTTGAGATGCATATTGAACTCGTATTCAAATCTTATGCTCCCTTCAATTCTTAATGTAGGTTATCTAGTAGGATACTAGTTGGCCTAACCTATAACCTATTCTAACATGCTACATCAATGTATAGAAGTTGCGTATGTTGATAACATATGATTGATGTTACTAGATTTAtcatgcaaaatattttttatagcaTATAACTCTCAATTTGAAGTTATAAACTTTTCAAAGATTGCACGTGGAAGTGTATACGGGAGATCGTGTTGTGTGTTCTAAACTACTAACGTTTAGAATCAGATGGAGTAATCACTAACTAATACTTGTCTTCCAAAATGGGCAGTGCCATGAAGTAAAGATTGTCTCAAAAGatttactccctctgttccaaattgtagATTGTCTATAGTGTTTATCTAAGTGTATAGTAAAAATTATGTACCTACAtttgctaaaaaaaaaagacatacaATTTGGAGCCGAGGGGGAAGATGTTTGCAacacaagagaagacttggaagGGCTCCATTTATATGCCTTTTGACCTCTTATGCTCACAGCTATATATATAAAAGAAAGCTCATGTCCAGAATTACATTACACTATATGTAGGACGGCTATTACCATTGGATGCCACTCGACGACGACTTAACATATCAGAGGTCAAGGGCATCTACCGCACCGTTGGACAGCAAGGTAACTGTAGCTTTATCTATGCCGATCTGCAATTCCGCAGGTGTCGGCGCTGGCGACAATGCCTTAAAACGAATCTAACTAGCAGCATCAACAAGCCTCACGAGGCACACCCATTTTTTTTACCCGCTTTCTATTCATTTTCCGGTGATCTTTCTCTGACACACTTCACCACTCGCTTGATTCGGAGGACAAAACAAACGACAAAAAGCGCGCTCGACCTGGGCGCAACAGAAGCTCAGAGGACGCAGAGATGGCTTCTCTTCCTACGACGAGCCGGCGGCGCACGCCGCCAGGGCCCGCCTTgcctcctccccggcgccggGCCTCAGCTTGGCGAGCCTGCACGACTGCTCCTTGATCAGCCTGCGCAGCGACGGGTGCTCGCTGGGCACGACCGAGTAGTCGTCGTGGTACTCCTCCATGCCCTCCGGCGCGAGCTGCCAcacgaaggcggcggcgcccgcgccgccccgggcgGCCGACCCGTAGACGATGTCGTAGATGGCCCTGTAGAGGACGTCGCGGTGGGAGGGGTCGAAGCCCTGGGCGCGGCGCGACAGCCCGAACTCGGTGGTGAGCACCGGCTTGCCCAGCTCCGTGTCCCCGTCCTCGATGTGGGAGGCCACCCACCGCTTCGCGAACTCGAGCTTCTCCTCCGCCGTGGCGTGCTGCTTCAGCAGCctgcgcacgcacgcacgcacgcaagCACGGACACGATCGATCAGCGACCGTTTCCTCACTCACTGGAACAGCATTCAGAGCTCGGATCGGGATGTTTACCAGGTGTCGGGGTAGAGGTGGATGGAGGCGAAGTCGATGTCCGGGATCTTGGCGTTGCGGATGAAGTCGGAGCCGTAGTTGTTGTCCTTCCAGATGCCCGGGTTGACGTCCTGCTTGCTGGGGGGGCTCGTCGGCCCGTAGAACCCCTCGGTGCCGACGGTGAGCAGGTGCTTCCTGTCGATGGACTTGACGTACGCCGCCATCTCCTCGATCCAGCGCTGCAGGAGCGACCAATTTGATCACCACGGGTGGGTAAAATAGCCACGAATCGGAACGTGGATGAAGGCATCGATCGCGATGCGCGCGAAGAAAAAGAAACGATCACGGTCACCGACGCGAGACCAATTGAAAACTTTGACGGCGGGGGAGTAACAAGTAAGCTCTGCTCACCTGGAGCGTGTCGCCGGATAGGTCCGTGGTGCAGCGGGGCTCGTTCATCAGCTCCCACGCGAGGATGGTGGGGTCGTCCCTGTACTCCACCCCCGTCAAGTGGTTCTTCCTCGTCAGCAGCGTCTGCGCCCAAAGAGCGTCAACAGGACCCCCGGCCTGGGTTAATTTCGGCTAGCTCGCCACCGACACCCCACCCCAAATTTCACTTTCGCCCATGGTGACTGGTGAAACAGTTAGCTAACCAACCGACACTGCTGCAGTGCCCGCCACAATAAACTAAAGAGTCCGGGAGCTCGATGCGATTAGAATTATTGGGAAGCAAACCAGCTGAGCTGAGAGAGGGAGAGCTGACCTTGAGGTAGACCTTGAAGTAGTCGCGGATGGCGGGGTCGAAGAAGAAGGAGTCGTTGGAGGCGGAGAGGCCGACGCCCTCCTCCCACGCCCACCGCACGTACT contains:
- the LOC120708026 gene encoding mannan endo-1,4-beta-mannosidase 2-like, which gives rise to MALGGGLALYHVLGVATCVALLYFTFGEVDLRHISLPSLPGSGAASPRAAAVAAPFVERRGAQLFLEGEPFYPNGWNSYWLMDQAVDARSRDRVSRMFRAAAEMGLTVCRSWAFNDGAYNALQVSPGHFDERVFKALDRVLVEAGRHGVRLILSLANNLEAYGGKTQYVRWAWEEGVGLSASNDSFFFDPAIRDYFKVYLKTLLTRKNHLTGVEYRDDPTILAWELMNEPRCTTDLSGDTLQRWIEEMAAYVKSIDRKHLLTVGTEGFYGPTSPPSKQDVNPGIWKDNNYGSDFIRNAKIPDIDFASIHLYPDTWLLKQHATAEEKLEFAKRWVASHIEDGDTELGKPVLTTEFGLSRRAQGFDPSHRDVLYRAIYDIVYGSAARGGAGAAAFVWQLAPEGMEEYHDDYSVVPSEHPSLRRLIKEQSCRLAKLRPGAGEEARRALAACAAGSS